One genomic region from Leptospira tipperaryensis encodes:
- a CDS encoding cysteine desulfurase family protein encodes MSKTIHYFDYNATHPPFVDVLVEIQKDYLSDFYNPSGATRFSLGRQGKIEEARKILEDYTGKPAKEFVFSSTGTEANHLLTQAIAGKFSGSAIVSSLEHASMYSALEYAGFETRKIRSLSNGQVDLSHLKTLLEENPAPIFVLHVANESGVIQPLEEIFALAKEYGVPLFSDLMQSFGKIEVPFSILSGFTFSGHKIGAGMGASGTWIRSDLVFEKEFGIFRGGNQENNHRAGTENSPAILALSNVLKKRIPETKKKNEILKTYQTKIETTLEECGCKIIGKESPRIVSTSFCLLPTDDVDFFMLGLEESGFVVSTGSSCKSRSREPAASLLSMGFTEEEALRAIRISTGWFTTGEEVDALCKKNIQVLKALLVDL; translated from the coding sequence ATGTCGAAGACGATTCATTATTTTGATTACAACGCGACCCATCCTCCCTTTGTGGATGTGCTCGTGGAAATTCAAAAAGACTATCTCTCCGACTTCTACAATCCTTCCGGGGCGACTCGGTTTTCCTTAGGAAGACAGGGAAAGATCGAGGAAGCTCGAAAAATTTTGGAAGACTATACGGGCAAACCCGCAAAGGAGTTTGTATTTTCTTCCACCGGAACCGAAGCCAATCACCTCCTAACGCAGGCAATCGCTGGAAAATTTTCGGGCTCCGCGATCGTATCCTCCTTGGAACACGCTTCTATGTATTCCGCGTTGGAATACGCGGGCTTCGAGACGCGTAAGATTCGTTCTCTTTCCAACGGGCAAGTTGATCTTTCTCATCTCAAAACATTGTTGGAAGAAAACCCGGCTCCGATCTTTGTTTTACACGTAGCCAACGAATCGGGCGTCATACAACCTCTCGAAGAAATCTTCGCGCTCGCAAAAGAATACGGAGTTCCCCTATTCTCCGATCTGATGCAATCCTTTGGAAAGATCGAAGTCCCGTTTTCGATCTTGAGCGGATTTACGTTTTCGGGTCATAAGATTGGCGCGGGAATGGGAGCCTCCGGGACTTGGATCCGCTCCGATTTGGTTTTTGAAAAAGAATTCGGAATCTTTCGAGGAGGCAATCAAGAAAACAATCATAGGGCCGGAACCGAAAACTCTCCCGCAATATTAGCTCTTTCGAATGTTCTAAAAAAGAGAATCCCTGAAACCAAAAAGAAAAACGAGATTCTTAAAACCTATCAAACCAAAATCGAAACTACCTTGGAAGAATGCGGTTGCAAAATCATCGGAAAAGAATCGCCTCGGATCGTTAGCACTTCCTTTTGTTTACTACCCACCGACGACGTGGATTTTTTTATGCTGGGTTTGGAAGAATCGGGTTTTGTAGTTTCTACGGGTTCTTCTTGTAAATCCAGATCGAGAGAACCGGCGGCCTCACTTTTGTCCATGGGGTTTACCGAAGAGGAAGCTTTACGTGCGATTCGGATTTCCACCGGTTGGTTTACCACTGGGGAAGAAGTGGACGCGCTCTGCAAAAAAAACATTCAAGTATTAAAAGCCTTACTTGTTGATTTGTAG
- a CDS encoding LA_2272/LA_2273 family lipoprotein → MKTNSSQNFLSQICIWIGCYFVLSSCAIGGIEGNKPLVKIPKNSNMEVLRINLIYGETDNLFGLNIGLSNEVRHDLTGIQIGILNRAKNGPFSIQVGLYNQLDGVGYAIRTGLINYGGKNSMYHQNIPIYLLGGVTLGAINLDSEGGANVGIANLFVSGFNVGFLNVLTSGFTIGLINHGFGNTFSLGIINYCEFGPLYVMILANYCYYPDRE, encoded by the coding sequence TTGAAAACCAATTCTTCACAAAACTTCCTCTCCCAAATTTGCATCTGGATCGGATGTTATTTTGTTCTATCCTCCTGCGCCATTGGCGGAATCGAAGGCAACAAACCTCTCGTTAAAATTCCTAAGAATTCGAATATGGAAGTGCTTCGTATCAATTTGATATATGGAGAGACGGACAATTTATTTGGACTGAATATAGGACTCTCGAATGAAGTCCGGCATGATCTAACAGGAATTCAAATTGGAATTCTAAACCGTGCTAAGAACGGACCGTTTTCCATCCAAGTCGGTTTATACAATCAACTAGACGGAGTGGGTTATGCGATTCGAACAGGTTTGATCAACTATGGGGGAAAAAACTCCATGTATCATCAAAATATTCCTATCTATCTGCTCGGAGGCGTCACCTTAGGGGCGATCAATTTAGATTCCGAAGGAGGGGCGAATGTGGGTATCGCCAATCTTTTCGTTAGCGGATTCAATGTGGGATTTCTCAATGTATTGACGAGCGGATTTACAATCGGATTGATCAATCACGGATTCGGTAATACGTTCAGCCTTGGAATCATCAATTACTGCGAATTTGGACCTTTGTACGTAATGATCCTCGCAAACTACTGTTATTATCCAGATAGAGAATAA
- a CDS encoding LA_2272/LA_2273 family lipoprotein gives MKIRIQYNPFSVILFSWILLSNCGLALTPRITTKIPPKTETEVFRLNLIYGEVKTLAGINVGLLNEVQENLYGAQLGIVNFSEGKTYGFQVAIVNAAKNKGFGIQAGIVNSTNGDSKGIQAGIINLGGDKQGYDLTIGVGNYKTSGLMIGVTNLSSQGINLGALNENSQGFNLGVLNIQGSGVNVGIFNGGSGVHIGLFNSAGEDEAEPPTMQFGLLNFCGKGRFPVMIGFNYCK, from the coding sequence ATGAAAATTAGAATTCAATACAACCCTTTTTCCGTCATTCTATTCAGCTGGATCCTTTTGAGCAACTGCGGCCTTGCATTGACTCCCCGCATAACAACGAAAATACCCCCCAAGACCGAAACAGAAGTCTTTCGACTCAATCTGATTTACGGCGAAGTAAAGACCCTCGCCGGAATCAACGTAGGATTGTTAAACGAAGTCCAAGAAAATCTCTACGGCGCCCAGCTCGGAATCGTAAATTTTTCAGAAGGTAAAACCTACGGTTTTCAAGTAGCGATCGTCAACGCAGCAAAAAACAAGGGTTTCGGAATTCAAGCCGGAATCGTAAACTCCACAAACGGGGATTCCAAAGGAATCCAAGCGGGAATTATCAACTTAGGAGGCGATAAACAAGGTTATGACCTAACGATCGGAGTCGGAAATTATAAAACGAGCGGTCTTATGATCGGAGTCACGAATCTCTCCTCTCAAGGAATCAATCTCGGTGCTTTGAATGAAAATTCTCAAGGGTTCAACCTTGGGGTTTTGAATATTCAAGGAAGCGGAGTTAACGTTGGAATTTTTAACGGAGGGTCCGGAGTTCATATCGGACTTTTCAACTCTGCAGGAGAAGACGAAGCGGAACCTCCTACGATGCAATTTGGACTTCTCAATTTTTGCGGAAAGGGAAGATTTCCCGTTATGATCGGATTTAACTATTGTAAATAA
- a CDS encoding LA_2272/LA_2273 family lipoprotein — MKHKNSLNYFFIIFLLSALSVFTLNCGVGGLRGEKSFVRAPAKTETELVRVNLLYGEVNKLYGVNLGVINTVKDRLVGVQVGGVNFSDGKTYGAQLSLYNEAKNGGFTIQAGGVNKVEETGAGIQLGLYNRASNVGIYLTAGLYNKGSSGATIGLINNEGLGINVGGINYGYGVNLGLFNWGKGLSVGAINVGEDGNFQIGVLNFCSEGPFPIMIIANYCSKSGTAATEEKVEAKTTPIK; from the coding sequence ATGAAACATAAGAATTCTTTAAATTACTTTTTTATCATTTTCCTTTTGAGCGCCCTTTCGGTTTTCACTCTGAACTGCGGAGTCGGCGGACTACGAGGGGAAAAATCCTTTGTGAGAGCTCCTGCAAAGACCGAAACGGAACTCGTGAGAGTCAACCTCCTCTACGGAGAAGTGAATAAACTCTACGGAGTCAATCTCGGAGTGATCAATACGGTCAAAGATCGATTGGTCGGAGTTCAAGTCGGCGGAGTCAATTTTTCAGACGGAAAAACATACGGCGCTCAGCTCTCCCTCTACAATGAGGCGAAGAATGGAGGTTTCACCATCCAAGCAGGCGGGGTGAATAAAGTCGAAGAAACCGGCGCGGGAATCCAATTAGGTCTTTATAACAGGGCTTCGAACGTAGGAATCTATCTGACCGCGGGCTTATATAACAAAGGCAGTAGCGGAGCAACGATCGGTCTTATCAACAACGAGGGCTTAGGAATCAACGTAGGCGGGATCAATTACGGATATGGAGTCAATCTTGGACTCTTCAATTGGGGCAAGGGATTGAGCGTGGGCGCGATCAATGTCGGAGAGGACGGAAATTTTCAAATAGGAGTTTTGAATTTTTGTTCGGAAGGTCCGTTTCCCATCATGATCATCGCAAACTATTGTTCCAAATCGGGAACGGCGGCGACGGAAGAAAAAGTAGAAGCAAAAACAACGCCGATCAAGTAA
- a CDS encoding LA_2272/LA_2273 family lipoprotein, which produces MFVSACGVALTPRLTAKIPSEAETEVFRLNLIYGELRTLYGINVGVKNFANRLIGTQIGIINSAENASGLQIGFANNAGSEHGTLKIGIFNFNFFLDSGRSHPRPCSDVEIETQVAKNASVSIGAANILSGRFNFGIFNWGEGLNVGLVNMNEGSSVSLGIVNIGTNLEVSPKEKRAISFGIFNSGTHKEEFQIGIINYCPNNTIPILILANYCSQSESETPASTAATEIKTEPLK; this is translated from the coding sequence GTGTTTGTTAGCGCCTGCGGGGTCGCGTTAACACCTCGGTTAACTGCCAAAATTCCATCCGAAGCAGAAACGGAAGTGTTTCGGCTCAATCTGATTTACGGCGAACTAAGAACACTCTACGGGATCAATGTAGGCGTTAAGAATTTTGCCAATCGTCTCATCGGAACTCAGATCGGAATCATCAACTCGGCAGAAAACGCAAGCGGCCTGCAAATTGGATTCGCTAACAATGCGGGATCGGAACACGGCACTTTGAAAATCGGAATTTTCAATTTTAATTTCTTTTTGGATTCAGGAAGATCCCATCCACGTCCATGCTCGGATGTAGAAATCGAAACTCAAGTCGCAAAAAATGCCAGCGTATCGATTGGCGCCGCCAACATCCTGAGCGGACGATTCAACTTCGGAATTTTCAATTGGGGAGAAGGTCTCAACGTTGGACTTGTAAACATGAACGAGGGCAGTTCCGTTAGTTTAGGAATTGTGAATATAGGAACAAACTTGGAAGTTTCGCCTAAAGAGAAACGGGCGATTAGTTTCGGAATCTTCAATTCAGGAACTCATAAAGAAGAATTCCAAATCGGGATCATTAACTATTGTCCGAATAATACGATCCCCATCCTGATCCTCGCAAACTATTGTTCCCAATCTGAATCAGAAACCCCTGCTTCAACAGCGGCAACCGAGATCAAAACAGAGCCTTTAAAATAA
- a CDS encoding deoxyguanosinetriphosphate triphosphohydrolase, translating to MYYSRNELIQKEEAGLAPYAVSSANNGGRVYEEEEHSYRLPFQRDRDRVLHSSAFKRLQYKTQVFIFSVGENYRNRMTHTLEVAGLSRTIASALGLNSHLSETIALAHDLGHTPFGHAGQDVLSGLMKDHGGFEHNKQSLRIVTAIEKKYPGFPGLNLCRETLKGLMKHGADYEGSGMFLSRQEDGPSLEGMIADLSDEIAYTSHDIEDGWEMGYLHLGDLSENRFWNEVYQDCKTRYPEAAEKILIRTSIRNLTNAMVSDLIRNISSQLETNQVRSRGDLAKIWKEGVRIANFSEDVNTKFRELKSFLYERLYRHEDLVRMSDYGKKVIESLFDYFLKHPEKIPETYKERIEEESLYRVISDYVAGMTDRYAEKIYQSLP from the coding sequence GTGTATTATTCCAGAAATGAATTGATTCAAAAAGAAGAAGCGGGTCTCGCTCCTTACGCCGTATCCAGCGCAAATAACGGAGGAAGAGTTTACGAAGAAGAGGAACATTCCTATCGACTTCCGTTTCAGAGGGACCGGGATCGGGTTCTTCACTCGAGCGCTTTCAAACGTCTTCAATACAAAACCCAAGTTTTCATTTTCTCCGTTGGCGAGAATTATAGAAATCGAATGACTCATACTTTGGAAGTGGCAGGCCTTTCTCGGACGATCGCTTCTGCGTTGGGTTTGAATTCTCATCTTTCTGAAACGATCGCACTCGCTCACGATCTCGGTCACACCCCGTTTGGTCACGCCGGTCAGGATGTTCTTTCCGGTTTGATGAAGGATCACGGAGGATTTGAACACAACAAACAGTCTTTGAGAATCGTGACCGCGATCGAAAAAAAGTATCCTGGTTTTCCCGGATTGAATCTTTGCAGAGAAACTTTGAAGGGACTTATGAAACACGGAGCGGATTACGAAGGTTCCGGAATGTTTTTATCCAGACAAGAAGACGGACCCTCTCTCGAAGGAATGATCGCCGATCTTTCGGATGAAATCGCTTATACGAGTCACGATATCGAAGACGGTTGGGAGATGGGTTATCTGCATCTCGGAGACTTGTCCGAAAATCGTTTCTGGAACGAGGTCTATCAAGACTGTAAGACGCGTTATCCGGAAGCGGCGGAAAAAATTTTGATCCGAACTTCGATCCGAAATTTGACTAACGCGATGGTATCGGATCTCATTCGAAATATATCTTCCCAATTGGAAACAAATCAGGTTCGTTCCCGAGGGGACCTCGCGAAGATCTGGAAAGAAGGCGTGAGAATTGCGAATTTTTCGGAAGACGTAAATACAAAATTTCGAGAACTCAAATCCTTTCTTTATGAAAGATTATATCGTCACGAAGATTTGGTTCGAATGAGCGACTACGGAAAAAAAGTGATCGAATCCTTGTTTGATTATTTTCTCAAACACCCGGAAAAAATCCCGGAAACCTACAAAGAAAGAATCGAAGAAGAATCCTTATACCGTGTGATCAGTGACTACGTCGCGGGAATGACCGATCGATACGCTGAAAAAATCTATCAGTCGCTTCCTTAA
- a CDS encoding DedA family protein yields the protein MEFLNLLVHIFSEYGYIAVFLVLILCGFGLPVPEDISLVSGGVIAGLGKADPHFMFLVGMAGVLIGDASVFLLGRIYGIRVLQIPMISRIVTPERFAKVQDKIGKYGNWVTFMARFMPGLRMPIYLTAGTSDRISFYRFVALDFMAAIISVPIWVYLGYFGAHNFGTLLTWVHQGQLTVFGLLGGAILFFGITYWIRKKRSAAL from the coding sequence ATGGAATTCTTAAATCTTCTCGTTCACATCTTCTCCGAATACGGATACATCGCCGTCTTTTTAGTACTCATTCTCTGCGGTTTCGGACTTCCGGTTCCGGAAGATATTTCCTTGGTATCAGGCGGAGTGATCGCCGGTCTTGGAAAAGCGGACCCTCATTTTATGTTTTTAGTAGGAATGGCGGGAGTTCTCATCGGAGATGCTTCCGTTTTTTTACTCGGAAGAATCTACGGAATTCGAGTTTTGCAGATTCCTATGATCTCGAGAATCGTAACTCCGGAACGATTTGCCAAGGTCCAGGACAAGATCGGAAAATACGGAAACTGGGTTACGTTTATGGCTCGTTTTATGCCGGGTCTTCGAATGCCGATTTATCTCACGGCTGGAACTTCCGATAGAATTTCCTTTTACCGATTCGTGGCCCTGGATTTTATGGCGGCGATCATTTCGGTTCCGATCTGGGTCTATCTCGGTTATTTCGGGGCTCACAACTTCGGTACCCTTCTTACTTGGGTGCACCAAGGTCAACTAACGGTCTTCGGACTTTTGGGAGGGGCCATTCTATTTTTCGGAATCACATATTGGATTCGAAAGAAACGATCCGCGGCTCTTTAA
- a CDS encoding HNH endonuclease, whose protein sequence is MDILAQPVLVLNAGYVPIGVRSVKDALILIILEKAQLIKDDENLLIRSEKLKFTAPRIILLRDYYRVPPRKDRVSRENIFQRDNYHCVYCGKKFPSSKLTLDHVIPRSRWEGVPKKERPKDFNSWENLVAACKHCNTRKGNKLLSELKWNLPEENRVTPKLRFPLFSISDQQAEKFGWREYISF, encoded by the coding sequence ATGGACATTCTTGCGCAGCCGGTGCTTGTGCTGAATGCCGGTTACGTCCCCATCGGGGTCCGGTCGGTCAAAGACGCCCTCATCCTTATCATTCTTGAGAAAGCACAATTGATCAAGGATGATGAAAACCTTCTCATTCGTTCCGAAAAACTCAAATTCACAGCTCCTCGAATCATTCTTCTCCGCGACTACTACCGAGTTCCTCCAAGGAAGGATCGAGTTTCCAGAGAAAATATCTTTCAAAGAGACAACTATCACTGTGTCTACTGCGGTAAAAAGTTTCCGAGTTCTAAACTGACTCTGGATCACGTAATCCCGAGAAGTCGTTGGGAAGGAGTTCCTAAAAAAGAGAGACCGAAAGATTTTAATTCTTGGGAGAATCTGGTCGCGGCCTGCAAACACTGCAATACCCGGAAAGGAAACAAACTTCTCTCCGAATTGAAGTGGAACTTGCCGGAAGAAAATCGGGTGACACCCAAGCTACGCTTTCCACTCTTCTCAATATCGGATCAGCAGGCGGAGAAGTTCGGCTGGCGGGAGTATATTTCTTTTTGA
- a CDS encoding LIC11661 family lipoprotein: protein MKRLSILFLLPVVSFLFGCPHYSTTRLISTPPTLISIVPIATGYELRMRAGNPELLFSGYRLFLGNTENESRFPADLNAGIDCVGGVLNLIPNQPLEYSIELSPNSGPLATPATGENANRICKMNVTVTSGQYLTLRSQVLVISITNGATSGFVFSMPSNSLKVP, encoded by the coding sequence TTGAAACGTCTTTCTATTCTATTTCTTCTTCCAGTAGTTTCTTTTCTTTTCGGATGTCCGCACTATTCTACGACAAGATTGATTTCCACACCTCCGACTCTGATCAGCATCGTTCCGATCGCAACCGGATACGAGCTCAGAATGAGAGCCGGAAACCCCGAACTCCTTTTTAGCGGTTATCGTCTCTTCTTGGGAAATACCGAAAACGAATCTCGGTTTCCGGCCGATTTGAACGCGGGGATCGATTGTGTGGGAGGAGTCCTCAATCTCATTCCAAACCAACCTCTGGAATATTCGATCGAACTGAGTCCGAACAGCGGACCTCTCGCAACACCGGCTACGGGAGAAAATGCAAATCGAATCTGTAAGATGAACGTGACTGTGACTTCCGGTCAATATCTCACCCTACGTTCTCAGGTTCTCGTGATAAGTATCACAAACGGAGCGACTTCGGGATTTGTATTTTCGATGCCATCCAACTCTCTCAAGGTTCCCTAA
- a CDS encoding DnaJ domain-containing protein: protein MLERALEFLGLDPGFTEEELKSRFYLLSKKYHPDTGEFSSDSLFKELIEYRDVLNSYLEQKTFQKLNVISHPSHFQKSDYDIYKLAREAYDSAIHEYYKITDGNPIFLKGEENPALRKLRNSLLSAKIGFEKLIQSFPESIWIADAKDTLQKIEVWFREP from the coding sequence CTGTTAGAAAGAGCCCTGGAGTTTCTGGGTTTGGACCCGGGGTTTACAGAAGAAGAACTCAAAAGTCGTTTTTATCTCCTCTCAAAAAAATACCACCCGGACACGGGAGAATTCTCAAGCGATTCTTTATTCAAAGAATTGATCGAATACAGGGACGTTCTGAATTCTTATCTCGAACAAAAAACATTCCAAAAATTGAATGTAATTTCTCATCCTTCTCATTTTCAGAAATCGGACTACGATATTTACAAGCTCGCCCGGGAAGCCTACGATTCTGCGATCCACGAATACTATAAGATCACGGATGGAAATCCGATCTTTCTAAAGGGTGAGGAGAATCCGGCTCTTCGGAAATTAAGAAATTCTTTACTGAGCGCAAAGATCGGTTTTGAAAAATTGATTCAATCGTTTCCAGAAAGTATCTGGATCGCCGACGCAAAGGACACTTTACAAAAAATCGAGGTTTGGTTTAGGGAACCTTGA
- the fliS gene encoding flagellar export chaperone FliS, translating into MSLARKSTATVEQYKSNEISTVSQGKLIVMLYDGAIRFLNIALENNTPRKYDVVNNHILKAGEIVTELMLALNLEQGGEVANNLLGIYVYIKKRLLEANMKKDSEIIQEIIKYMEDLKSAWEEIEKKEKSNVVSAPFQGSRGSGLSIQG; encoded by the coding sequence ATGTCACTTGCCAGAAAATCCACAGCGACCGTTGAACAATATAAATCCAACGAAATCTCGACTGTCAGCCAGGGAAAACTCATCGTCATGCTCTATGATGGGGCGATTCGTTTTCTAAATATCGCTCTGGAGAACAACACTCCTAGAAAATACGATGTGGTTAACAATCATATCCTCAAAGCGGGGGAAATCGTAACGGAACTCATGCTTGCCCTCAACTTAGAACAAGGCGGGGAAGTGGCCAATAACCTTTTGGGAATCTACGTTTACATCAAAAAACGTCTGCTCGAAGCTAACATGAAAAAAGATTCCGAGATCATTCAAGAAATTATCAAATACATGGAAGATCTGAAATCGGCTTGGGAAGAGATTGAAAAAAAAGAAAAGTCCAACGTCGTATCAGCCCCGTTTCAGGGAAGCCGCGGAAGCGGATTGTCCATTCAAGGTTAA
- the purN gene encoding phosphoribosylglycinamide formyltransferase, translating to MASLFTKPKKKIVFLASGRGSNLRAVLENLKKGKIAGTGISLITDNPACKALEIAKEFHLPSQVLDFKSFEDKSAYHKALLDRLLELQPELIVTVGYMKILKPEIIRAFPNSIINIHPSLLPAFPGLGAQKQAFEYGVKIAGCTAHFVDEGVDSGPVILQGVVKIKEGMSERDLTLEILKEEHKILPLAVQYFCEGKLKIQNRKVSIQ from the coding sequence TTGGCAAGTCTGTTTACAAAACCCAAAAAAAAGATCGTATTTTTAGCCTCCGGTCGAGGCTCCAATTTGAGGGCCGTCCTTGAGAACCTAAAGAAGGGAAAGATCGCAGGAACCGGAATTTCTCTCATCACGGACAATCCTGCGTGCAAGGCCTTGGAAATCGCAAAAGAATTTCATCTTCCCTCTCAAGTATTGGATTTTAAATCCTTTGAAGATAAGTCCGCGTATCACAAAGCCCTTTTGGATCGATTGCTCGAACTACAGCCGGAGTTGATTGTTACCGTCGGATATATGAAGATTCTTAAACCCGAAATTATCCGGGCGTTTCCAAACTCGATCATAAACATTCACCCTTCCCTTTTGCCGGCCTTCCCGGGACTGGGCGCCCAAAAACAAGCCTTTGAGTACGGAGTCAAAATCGCCGGTTGTACGGCGCATTTTGTGGACGAGGGAGTCGATTCCGGACCTGTGATTTTACAAGGAGTTGTGAAAATCAAGGAAGGAATGTCGGAAAGAGATTTGACTCTAGAGATTCTCAAAGAGGAACATAAAATCCTGCCACTCGCGGTTCAGTATTTTTGCGAGGGCAAGCTAAAGATCCAAAATAGAAAGGTCAGCATTCAATAA
- the purH gene encoding bifunctional phosphoribosylaminoimidazolecarboxamide formyltransferase/IMP cyclohydrolase — protein sequence MIQIKRALISVSDKSGLVEFAQFLNQNGVEIISTGGTLKLLKEKGINAIAIDDYTGFPEILDGRVKTLHPKVHGGLLGVISNPAHKQKMDELKIPKIDLVVVNLYPFLKTVSKPGVLLEEAIENIDIGGPSMIRSGAKNYKHTLVLTDPNDYSEAQSLISSGGISEEVSAKFMRKAFSHTAMYDTAISSWFNKQAGDTFPDVLNLSFLKKQKLRYGENPHQAAAFYEPLFTKSDFSPLQGKELSFNNMLDFDAAFHISSLLPENTVCIIKHLNPCGIAYADDPLEAYQLARRTDPISAFGGVIGIKGLVNGELATVITENFVEGVIAQKFTPEALEIFSKKPNIRLIEIEDFKEALDELDLRPIHHGLLIQDRDYTTITEKDLKIVTKKQPTPDDIRGLMFAWSCVRFIKSNAIVYTEENATLGIGAGQMSRVDSVQLGANKALNVGLSVVGSYVASDAFFPFRDGIDALGKAGAKAIIQPGGSVRDPEVIQAADEHGLIMVFTGMRHFRH from the coding sequence ATGATACAAATCAAAAGAGCCCTGATTTCGGTCAGCGATAAATCCGGTTTAGTCGAGTTCGCACAATTCTTAAACCAAAACGGAGTGGAGATTATTTCCACTGGCGGAACTCTCAAACTTCTCAAAGAAAAAGGAATCAATGCGATTGCCATCGACGATTATACCGGTTTTCCGGAAATCTTAGACGGAAGGGTCAAGACCTTACATCCGAAAGTTCATGGAGGACTTTTAGGAGTCATTTCCAATCCAGCTCACAAACAAAAGATGGACGAGCTAAAAATTCCGAAGATCGATTTGGTTGTTGTGAACTTATATCCATTCTTAAAAACCGTTTCCAAACCCGGAGTTCTTTTAGAAGAAGCGATCGAGAACATTGATATCGGCGGCCCTTCTATGATCCGAAGCGGGGCTAAGAATTACAAACATACGTTAGTTCTCACCGATCCGAACGATTATTCCGAAGCTCAGTCCTTGATTTCTTCCGGAGGAATTTCCGAAGAAGTGTCTGCGAAGTTTATGAGAAAGGCGTTCTCTCATACCGCGATGTATGACACCGCGATCTCTTCCTGGTTTAACAAACAAGCCGGCGACACTTTCCCCGACGTTCTCAATCTTTCTTTCTTAAAAAAACAAAAACTCAGATACGGAGAAAATCCGCACCAAGCCGCTGCCTTTTACGAACCTCTGTTTACAAAGAGCGATTTTTCCCCTTTGCAAGGAAAGGAGTTGTCGTTTAACAATATGTTGGACTTCGACGCGGCGTTTCACATTTCAAGTCTTCTTCCGGAAAACACCGTTTGTATCATCAAACACCTCAACCCTTGTGGGATCGCGTATGCGGACGATCCTTTGGAAGCCTATCAACTCGCGAGAAGAACGGATCCGATCTCTGCGTTCGGCGGCGTGATCGGAATCAAGGGACTCGTAAACGGAGAACTCGCGACGGTAATCACTGAAAACTTTGTGGAAGGTGTGATCGCTCAGAAGTTTACTCCGGAAGCTCTTGAGATTTTTTCCAAGAAGCCGAACATTCGTCTCATCGAGATCGAAGACTTCAAAGAAGCCTTGGACGAACTCGACCTCCGACCGATCCATCACGGACTTCTTATACAAGACAGAGATTATACTACGATCACTGAAAAAGATTTGAAAATCGTAACCAAAAAACAACCGACCCCAGACGACATTCGCGGTTTGATGTTTGCTTGGTCTTGTGTTCGTTTTATCAAATCCAACGCGATCGTTTATACGGAAGAAAACGCGACTCTCGGAATCGGAGCGGGTCAAATGTCCAGGGTAGATTCCGTTCAGTTAGGCGCGAACAAAGCTTTAAACGTTGGACTTTCCGTTGTGGGTTCTTATGTTGCCAGCGACGCATTCTTTCCGTTTCGAGATGGAATCGACGCACTCGGAAAGGCGGGAGCAAAAGCCATCATCCAGCCCGGAGGTTCCGTGCGAGATCCGGAAGTGATCCAAGCCGCGGACGAGCACGGATTGATTATGGTTTTTACAGGTATGAGGCACTTCAGACACTGA